The following proteins are co-located in the Colletotrichum lupini chromosome 4, complete sequence genome:
- a CDS encoding dihydroflavonol-4-reductase, whose product MDKDQVAETNFTPTPNYHKRMAHVLLTGGSGFIAMHIIKVLLEQDHSVITTVRKQAKVDIISKSFSGYSPDKLGFVFVPDVGQLGAFDEAVQSDPPFDAVIQTASPVTYEVKNIQADLINQAVNGTTNILQAIKAGAPTVKQRLYPYKQIKYEPHI is encoded by the exons ATGGATAAAGATCAGGTGGCTGAGA CTAACTTTACACCGACCCCGAACTATCACAAAAGAATGGCACATGTGCTCCTTACCGGTGGCAGCGGCTTCATAGCTATGCACATAATCAAGGTGCTACTGGAGCAAGA CCACTCAGTAATCACAACTGTACGAAAGCAGGCCAAGGTAGATATAATCAGTAAATCATTCTCTGGATATTCGCCCGATAAGTTGGGCTTTGTCTTCGTCCCCGACGTTGGACAACTTGGGGCCTTTGACGAGGCCGTCCAGTCTGACCCCCCTTTCGACGCAGTCATACAAACTGCGAGCCCCGTGACATACGAAGTCAAAAACATCCAGGCAGACTTGATCAACCAAGCTGTTAATGGGACCACCAACATTCTTCAAGCTATCAAGGCGGGGGCTCCGACGGTCaagcagcgcttatacccatacaaacaaatcaaatatgaacctcatatttga
- a CDS encoding fructose-bisphosphate aldolase, translating into MVRPPLAENRTMKIVNAANEGGYAVAGFCCYNLEAVVASVRAAEATSSPAVVQLFPWAMEYAGSALVKAAAELCHSASVPVSLHLDHCQTPELVRRAADIPDGFDSIMVDMSHYEKEENLALTRELVDYCHQRGIATEAEPGRIEGGEDGVAETIDLEGVLTTPEQAEEFVATGIGMLAPAFGNVHGEYGPRGIKLEYDRLENTNKAVGDRVRLILHGADPFTEEIYNRCIKAGVTKININKGINNHYVPTQETARGRPITATIEAGTKEMQKACETYMHWFGSAGKA; encoded by the coding sequence ATGGTTCGACCTCCTCTCGCCGAAAACCGAACGATGAAAATCGTGAATGCTGCAAATGAAGGCGGCTATGCAGTTGCGGGGTTCTGTTGCTACAACCTCGAAGCTGTGGTGGCATCCGTCAGAGCAGCAGAAGCGACCTCTTCGCCCGCAGTCGTGCAGCTCTTCCCGTGGGCAATGGAGTACGCAGGTAGTGCCCTTGTCAAAGCCGCAGCAGAACTCTGCCACAGTGCCTCAGTCCCCGTATCACTGCATCTCGATCACTGTCAGACACCAGAGCTGGTTCGCCGTGCTGCGGACATCCCCGACGGCTTTGACAGTATCATGGTCGACATGAGCCACTACGAGAAGGAAGAGAACCTCGCTCTTACTCGAGAGCTGGTTGATTACTGCCACCAACGCGGTATCGCAACGGAGGCAGAGCCTGGGCGAATCGAGGGCGGCGAAGACGGTGTGGCTGAGACGATAGATCTTGAAGGTGTTCTCACTACACCAGAGCAAGCCGAAGAGTTTGTTGCGACTGGGATTGGGATGCTGGCACCCGCTTTCGGCAACGTTCATGGTGAATATGGTCCGCGAGGGATCAAGCTGGAGTATGACCGGCTCGAAAATACCAACAAGGCTGTCGGAGATCGGGTTAGGCTCATCCTTCACGGGGCGGATCCATTTACGGAGGAGATTTACAATCGCTGCATCAAAGCTGGAGTGACAAAGATCAACATCAACAAGGGAATCAATAACCACTATGTTCCGACACAAGAAACAGCAAGAGGTCGCCCGATTACGGCGACGATTGAAGCTGGTACAAAGGAAATGCAGAAGGCGTGCGAAACTTACATGCATTGGTTTGGCTCAGCAGGAAAAGCATGA
- a CDS encoding oxidoreductase encodes MGFGMATNLVRLGYPVTGFDVYGPTLNKFKAAGGLTATSPAEAVTGKEFCVVMVATAEQAQGVLFEGDAPALSALQQGAVVLLCSTVPCAYVQGLQKELVARNRGDIALVDCPVSGGAARAAAGTLSIMAGAEEEAIRRGLHLLQAMSDPEKLYIVKGGIGAGSNMKMCHQVLAANQILSSSEALGFATHLGLDLSSTGAKIIKSEGWSWMFENRLPRMLDAQFGPLASAVTIILKDTSIITSEARRAGFPTPMTSTAEQAYFAALGKGYGPDDDASLIRLYIEGAGKVGPVKPTVTSEEGKLSLVVNLLRGIHLCAAAEAIAFARFVGLHLEQVFELCINAAGGSTMLSGEGRRIVDAIAAGRSTHDWAASGNESLLQTISSDLQEAVDEAQRLKLPLFLGTQALNLIRSVLLTAGSKAPGLALGSVVSGWTARGNPAA; translated from the coding sequence ATGGGATTTGGAATGGCGACTAATCTTGTCCGCCTTGGATATCCAGTCACAGGATTCGATGTTTATGGACCGACTCTGAACAAGTTCAAAGCAGCAGGCGGCCTCACAGCGACAAGTCCAGCCGAAGCTGTCACGGGCAAGGAGTTCTGTGTTGTCATGGTTGCCACAGCGGAACAGGCGCAAGGCGTCTTGTTTGAAGGTGACGCTCCGGCCCTATCGGCCCTTCAACAAGGAGCAGTGGTGCTGCTGTGCTCGACAGTTCCATGCGCTTACGTGCAAGGTCTTCAGAAAGAGCTGGTTGCAAGAAATCGAGGTGACATTGCTCTGGTGGATTGCCCGGTGTCCGGAGGTGCTGCCAGAGCTGCGGCCGGTACTCTATCGATCATGGCAGGCGCAGAAGAGGAGGCTATCCGAAGGGGCCTTCACCTATTGCAGGCTATGTCGGATCCCGAGAAGCTTTATATCGTCAAGGGCGGCATCGGCGCGGGAAGCAATATGAAGATGTGCCATCAGGTACTCGCAGCCAACCAAATCCTCTCGTCGAGCGAAGCGTTGGGCTTTGCAACGCATCTTGGCTTGGATCTCTCAAGTACTGGCGCAAAGATCATCAAGTCAGAGGGTTGGAGCTGGATGTTTGAGAACCGGCTACCACGCATGCTGGACGCTCAATTCGGACCTCTTGCCAGTGCGGTCACGATCATTCTCAAAGACACTAGCATCATTACTTCAGAGGCGCGTCGGGCCGGATTCCCCACTCCGATGACCTCTACGGCGGAGCAGGCCTATTTCGCCGCCCTCGGTAAAGGCTACGGCCCGGACGACGATGCCAGTCTCATTCGACTATACATCGAAGGAGCGGGAAAGGTTGGACCGGTCAAGCCTACCGTCACGTCCGAAGAAGGCAAGCTAAGCCTCGTCGTCAACCTTCTCCGTGGCATTCATCTTTGCGCGGCAGCCGAGGCAATTGCTTTCGCACGCTTTGTTGGTTTGCATTTGGAGCAGGTCTTTGAGCTCTGCATTAACGCTGCCGGCGGTAGCACAATGCTTTCCGGCGAGGGCCGGCGCATTGTGGATGCCATCGCGGCCGGTAGGTCTACACACGATTGGGCTGCCTCTGGCAACGAAAGTCTGCTTCAGACAATATCAAGCGACCTCCAGGAGGCGGTCGATGAGGCACAAAGACTGAAGCTACCGCTATTCCTCGGAACGCAGGCTCTCAACTTGATCCGCAGTGTTTTGCTGACTGCCGGGTCAAAGGCGCCTGGTTTGGCACTTGGATCCGTCGTTAGTGGTTGGACCGCAAGAGGTAACCCCGCGGCGTAA
- a CDS encoding aminotransferase class I and II: MGDIKSVVVSISAVSEISERKRTFSSLSTSTTSSLAAPKTRRPPSVTSTEKVRELVRLAITRLRVLLNENKGTRRPISQKGLFSYNYVEPLFNWWGANYRVLTTQCLGRVEASDALGSVTNLVNGASHNYAGFYKATSQAEELQRLCLEALPVSDTQAVPLLRDETNPAIADFFGADFCFTTSTGYGSNYIALPALIDCSTVVIMDENCHNSMFTGVFLAPSPNLRKFKHNNMEHLETLLSGCFDESVNVIVAIEGLYSMEADVPPLDLLHRLKKDYEFTLYCDEAHSFLSLGKTGRGCLEYWNDHHPESPLPWDLIDIRTGTLSKAVGGIGGIIVGKAVFQDIIREHIDGLDDQDNVSLPSSTMVQTLWVLGQPHRIRRSLQRLAEIARFCREELERFGIFVYGDVGTPILPIYTGRPSLSAKLSYALRCAGLLATPVCTPAVPFWESRVRINLSADFTDEEVNRLVDAVIRAAASVGHGSRAQYGIGAGGARWICGTFPPHLVVEDLIARATGMEAALTYADASIGLASTIAALARPLIGHRKHFMLFERGASQFVRDGLAMASKKDAPTLLGYVDLFQLVQQVRKLYRRDRKLCLTVYVRVGEDSAHHLLSSILEEIAAITGPESVMTILLHCTSQYLDPRQLISFPSRMNIHVLVCGSFNRIFGLPAGFLTGPQSLIRELRYTSRGYMFTTSPPPFIMDMLRGALEWNLTSI, encoded by the exons ATGGGCGATATCAAAAGTGTCGTTGTCTCGATCTCAGCTGTCTCTGAGATTTCGGAACGTAAGCGTACTTTCTCAAGTCTCTCGACTAGTACCACGTCATCCCTCGCCGCCCCCAAGACACGTCGACCTCCGAGTGTGACAAGCACCGAGAAGGTCCGTGAGCTAGTTCGATTAGCAATCACAAGACTCCGAGTCCTGTTGAACGAGAACAAGGGCACGCGCAGGCCGATCTCCCAGAAAGGCCTATTCTCCTATAACTACGTCGAGCCCCTTTTCAATTGGTGGGGCGCAAACTATCGTGTTCTCACCACACAATGTCTCGGCCGAGTCGAAGCCTCCGACGCACTGGGTTCCGTGACGAATCTTGTCAACGGAGCTTCTCACAACTATGCTGGCTTCTACAAGGCTACTTCTCAGGCTGAGGAGTTGCAGCGGCTGTGTTTGGAAGCACTGCCGGTGTCCGACACACAGGCTGTTCCCCTTCTCCGAGACGAAACGAATCCTGCAATCGCAGACTTCTTTGGAGCAGACTTTTGCTTCACCACTAGCACTGGATATGGATCTAACTATATCGCGCTGCCGGCATTGATCGATTGCTCCACTGTGGTCATCATGGATGAGAATTGCCACAACTCGATGTTCACCGGCGTGTTTCTGGCCCCCTCACCAAACTTGCGAAAGTTCAAGCACAACAATATGGAGCACCTTGAAACCTTACTGAGCGGGTGTTTTGATGAGTCTGTCAATGTGATAGTGGCCATAGAAGGTCTTTACAG TATGGAAGCCGATGTACCCCCCCTGGATCTCCTACATCGTTTGAAGAAGGACTACGAATTCACTCTTTACTGCGACGAGGCTCACTCCTTCCTTTCTCTTGGGAAGACGGGTCGCGGATGCCTCGAATACTGGAACGACCACCACCCAGAGAGCCCGTTACCCTGGGATCTGATTGACATTCGCACTGGAACACTTTCCAAAGCTGTCGGTGGTATTGGAGGCATAATCGTCGGGAAGGCTGTCTTTCAGGACATCATCCGTGAGCACATCGACGGCCTCGACGACCAGGACAATGTCTCCTTGCCCAGCTCGACAATGGTCCAGACGTTATGGGTACTGGGGCAGCCACATCGAATCCGTCGTAGCCTCCAACGGCTTGCTGAAATTGCCCGATTCTGTCGCGAGGAACTGGAACGCTTCGGTATATTCGTTTATGGTGACGTCGGTACACCGATTCTGCCTATCTACACCGGCAGGCCTAGCCTTTCTGCGAAGCTCTCTTACGCCCTGAGATGCGCCGGACTACTGGCGACACCAGTTTGCACTCCAGCAGTGCCTTTCTGGGAGAGCAGAGTTCGAATCAATCTTTCGGCGGACTTCACAGACGAGGAGGTGAACAGGCTTGTTGATGCTGTTATTCGCGCTGCAGCAAGCGTTG GTCATGGATCTCGTGCTCAGTATGGCATTGGAGCAGGCGGTGCCAGATGGATCTGCGGCACGTTTCCTCCCCATCTTGTGGTTGAGGACCTTATTGCTCGTGCCACGGGCATGGAAGCCGCCTTGACCTATGCGGACGCCTCTATCGGGTTGGCTTCCACTATAGCAGCGCTTGCACGCCCTCTGATAGGACATAGGAAGCATTTCATGCTGTTTGAACGAGGCGCATCCCAGTTTGTTCGGGATGGCCTTGCAATGGCATCAAAAAAGGATGCCCCTACTTTACTGGGTTACGTCGATCTCTTTCAACTTGTACAACAGGTTAGAAAGCTCTATCGAAGAGACAGAAAGCTATGTCTTACGGTCTACGTCCGCGTTGGAGAGGATTCGGCACACCATCTGCTTTCGTCTATCCTCGAAGAGATTGCTGCCATCACAGGTCCAGAGTCCGTCATGACCATCCTCCTCCACTGCACTTCTCAATACTTGGACCCAAGGCAACTCATCTCTTTTCCCTCGCGGATGAACATTCACGTCTTGGTCTGCGGATCTTTCAACCGAATTTTTGGCTTGCCCGCGGGGTTTCTCACCGGACCACAGAGTTTGATTCGAGAGCTCCGATACACGAGCAGGGGTTATATGTTCACTACATCTCCACCGCCCTTCATCATGGACATGTTGCGAGGTGCCCTAGAGTGGAACCTCACATCTATCTAA